In one uncultured Methanoregula sp. genomic region, the following are encoded:
- a CDS encoding AIR synthase-related protein: MAYVHRIEVRYKTDPRLKVRTDKIRSLGFLIDELHLIEVYTISTGSRDFSDKELIEIGSLLTNPVEQEFTIDDPTSAVFDYAIEVGFLPGVTDNIGTTARQTIEDYFQSPFPPGDAVYSSQLFFVRGTITADSIRNLANALANHLVNRIHIKNRQEYSSRGMDRIVPSVELHERLTAETVDLDLDDPDLVRLGKEGIPDPATGQRRGPLALDLAQLHAIRSYFHALNRKPTDIELEALAQTWSEHCKHTIFASAMDDDVPRGLYKTYIQGATNKIREEKGKKDICVTVFTDNSGAIIFNETHLVTYKVETHNSPSALDPFGGALTGIVGVNRDTIGFGLGAKPCINVYGYCVGDMDAEISLYRGRDKKNPVLSPRRILEGVVHGVGVGGNCSGIPTPQGWCWFDSRYAGKPLVFAGTVGIIPREHAGRNLYEKKAEPGDLIVVVGGRVGKDGIHGATFSSEALDPASPVTAVQIGDPITQKKFSDVIVKEARDLGLYRSITDNGAGGISCSVAEMARECGGCHVLLEKVPLKYPGMAPWEIWISESQERMTLAVPPENLDAFMELMQRRDVEATVIGTFTDSGQCVVNYYDQVVIDIGLDFLHDGLPKKHLKTTYTKKTFPEPGTPCPERLDSTLLAMLKRRNLCSHEFISIQYDHTVQGGHILGPVQGKGRVQSVASLTKVLPGSVKGVGLSQGLFPTYSEIDPYLMAGAGIDTAIRGLIAIGIPLDSIAILDNFCWCSSDDPERLGQLKLAAKGCYDFSTAFGTPFISGKDSMFNDFSGFDDKNNSVKISVPPTLLVSSIGIHPDVSKSVSLDVKFSGDLIYLIGETREELGGSEYFAHLGSTGNRIPALDAAAAKTTYQRLTEAISHELIASAFPVSHGGLGIALAKVSIAGRLGMDITLPKGMRPDYFLFSESLGRFVVTIAPDKKRAFEQRMGLAALLIGRVTSGSFRITADRIILDLLVNEMEAAYKAPFGRY; the protein is encoded by the coding sequence ATGGCATATGTCCACCGGATTGAAGTCCGATACAAGACCGATCCCCGGCTGAAAGTCCGGACCGACAAAATCCGCTCGCTCGGGTTTTTAATCGACGAACTACATCTTATCGAAGTCTATACCATCTCCACTGGCTCGCGGGATTTTTCAGATAAAGAGCTTATAGAGATTGGATCTTTACTCACCAACCCGGTTGAGCAGGAATTTACCATTGATGACCCGACATCTGCAGTCTTTGATTATGCTATTGAAGTCGGTTTCCTGCCCGGGGTAACGGATAACATCGGTACAACCGCGCGACAGACCATCGAGGATTATTTCCAGTCCCCTTTCCCGCCGGGCGATGCTGTATATAGTTCCCAGTTATTTTTTGTCCGTGGAACCATTACGGCAGATTCGATCCGGAACCTTGCGAACGCCCTTGCAAATCATCTCGTGAACCGGATCCATATAAAAAACCGGCAGGAATACAGCTCCCGGGGCATGGACCGGATTGTACCATCAGTCGAGCTCCATGAACGGCTGACTGCTGAAACGGTTGATCTGGATCTGGATGACCCGGATCTGGTCAGACTGGGAAAAGAAGGAATCCCTGACCCGGCAACCGGGCAGAGACGGGGCCCCCTGGCTCTCGATCTTGCCCAGCTCCATGCAATCCGCTCCTATTTCCACGCGCTCAACCGGAAGCCCACGGATATTGAACTCGAAGCCCTGGCCCAGACATGGAGTGAGCACTGCAAGCATACAATCTTTGCATCGGCCATGGATGACGATGTTCCCCGGGGATTGTATAAAACCTATATCCAGGGGGCCACCAACAAAATCCGTGAAGAGAAAGGGAAAAAAGATATCTGCGTAACCGTTTTTACGGACAATTCCGGTGCCATAATTTTTAACGAGACGCATCTCGTCACCTACAAAGTAGAAACCCACAACTCCCCCTCTGCGCTCGATCCCTTTGGCGGTGCGCTCACCGGCATTGTTGGGGTCAACCGCGATACCATAGGCTTCGGACTCGGGGCAAAACCCTGCATCAATGTTTACGGGTACTGTGTCGGGGACATGGATGCGGAAATCTCCCTCTACCGGGGCAGAGATAAGAAAAACCCGGTTCTTTCTCCAAGAAGGATCCTTGAAGGGGTAGTGCACGGGGTCGGTGTTGGCGGAAACTGCTCGGGAATCCCCACTCCCCAGGGATGGTGCTGGTTCGATTCCAGGTATGCCGGAAAGCCGCTGGTCTTTGCCGGGACCGTGGGAATTATCCCCCGTGAACATGCCGGCCGTAACCTGTACGAAAAGAAAGCAGAGCCGGGTGATCTCATCGTTGTTGTCGGGGGCCGCGTGGGAAAAGACGGGATTCATGGGGCAACATTCTCCTCCGAGGCACTGGACCCGGCAAGCCCGGTCACTGCAGTCCAGATCGGCGATCCCATTACCCAGAAGAAATTCTCTGATGTTATTGTCAAAGAGGCACGGGATCTTGGACTGTACCGGAGCATCACGGATAACGGGGCGGGAGGTATCTCATGCTCGGTTGCCGAGATGGCCAGGGAATGCGGGGGTTGCCACGTCCTGCTCGAGAAAGTTCCCTTGAAATACCCGGGCATGGCCCCGTGGGAGATCTGGATCTCTGAATCCCAGGAACGCATGACCCTTGCAGTGCCTCCGGAAAATCTCGACGCTTTCATGGAGCTGATGCAGCGGCGGGATGTTGAGGCCACGGTAATCGGCACGTTCACGGATTCGGGTCAGTGCGTTGTGAACTATTACGACCAGGTTGTCATAGATATCGGCCTGGACTTCCTCCATGACGGACTCCCTAAAAAACACCTGAAAACCACGTACACAAAAAAGACATTCCCGGAGCCCGGTACCCCCTGTCCCGAACGTCTCGACAGTACATTGCTTGCCATGCTGAAGCGCAGGAATCTCTGCTCGCATGAATTTATCTCCATCCAGTACGACCACACGGTCCAGGGGGGGCATATTCTCGGGCCGGTGCAGGGTAAGGGTCGGGTACAGTCCGTTGCGTCGCTGACAAAAGTTCTCCCTGGTTCCGTAAAAGGAGTCGGGCTTTCGCAGGGTCTCTTCCCCACCTATTCGGAGATCGATCCTTACTTAATGGCCGGTGCCGGCATCGATACAGCTATCCGGGGTCTTATTGCCATCGGCATACCCCTGGATTCTATTGCAATTCTTGACAACTTCTGCTGGTGCTCCTCGGATGACCCGGAACGGCTCGGGCAGCTGAAGCTGGCGGCAAAAGGCTGTTATGACTTCTCAACAGCATTCGGCACCCCGTTTATCTCAGGCAAGGACAGCATGTTCAACGACTTCTCCGGATTTGACGATAAGAACAACAGCGTCAAAATATCTGTTCCCCCGACGCTTCTCGTCTCTTCCATCGGCATACACCCGGATGTATCAAAATCCGTCTCCCTGGACGTGAAATTTTCCGGTGATCTCATCTATCTTATCGGTGAGACCCGGGAAGAACTGGGGGGGTCGGAATATTTTGCTCACCTTGGCAGCACCGGCAACCGCATCCCGGCACTGGATGCAGCCGCGGCAAAAACCACGTACCAGCGGCTTACGGAAGCGATATCCCACGAACTCATTGCATCAGCATTCCCGGTCTCCCACGGGGGCCTTGGAATCGCTCTTGCAAAAGTCTCCATTGCCGGCCGGCTTGGAATGGATATTACCCTGCCAAAGGGGATGCGCCCCGATTATTTCCTGTTCTCTGAATCACTGGGCCGTTTTGTCGTCACCATTGCACCGGACAAAAAGCGGGCATTCGAACAGAGGATGGGATTGGCAGCCCTGCTTATCGGGCGGGTAACCAGCGGATCTTTCCGGATAACTGCCGATAGGATCATCCTCGACCTGCTGGTAAATGAGATGGAAGCGGCCTACAAGGCCCCGTTTGGGAGGTACTGA
- a CDS encoding HIT domain-containing protein, translating to MERSRACPFCSPFGDDIIARNPLCYARWDRFPVTKGHLLIMPFRHTPDYFSLTAEEKLAMADMIEECRTIIEKNFKPSGYNIGYNIGESAGQTIMHCHCHVIPRYAGDTDNPRGGVRRVVAGKYYKDPLRRVVSYPPERTWD from the coding sequence ATGGAACGATCCCGCGCCTGTCCGTTCTGTTCACCATTCGGCGATGATATCATTGCCAGAAACCCGCTCTGTTACGCCCGCTGGGACCGTTTTCCGGTAACCAAAGGTCACCTGCTTATCATGCCGTTCCGTCATACACCGGACTACTTTTCCCTGACTGCTGAAGAAAAACTGGCAATGGCTGACATGATCGAAGAATGCAGGACTATAATCGAGAAGAATTTCAAACCTTCAGGGTACAACATCGGTTATAATATTGGCGAATCCGCCGGCCAGACTATAATGCACTGCCACTGCCATGTTATCCCGAGATATGCGGGAGATACCGATAATCCCCGCGGGGGTGTCCGCCGCGTTGTTGCAGGTAAATATTACAAGGATCCTTTGAGAAGAGTCGTATCTTATCCTCCGGAAAGAACCTGGGACTGA
- a CDS encoding zinc ribbon domain-containing protein: protein MTRKCGKCGIPAPDDEALFCNRCGSGIIEETEPEFPLCPSCGNVVSDELAEFCNRCGSRILQGPVPPVCPGCGNEAIDSASLFCTRCGTPFIHDKKSPKMSKPLPATPPAPSVVVKQRKSAVTKPPRQDPVPDWDPWTDDSPVDEPAVNPHPQAQKKYAHLPMVADELAVPAQRTEKRSEPQISISSKKYAHLPLIADELKDKNSRTMDYDMPDIPVPSGKGRKPPQKKGMLGLFKK from the coding sequence ATGACCCGTAAATGTGGGAAATGCGGGATACCGGCTCCTGATGATGAAGCCCTTTTCTGCAACCGGTGCGGCTCCGGGATCATTGAGGAGACAGAACCGGAGTTTCCGCTCTGTCCATCCTGTGGTAATGTAGTATCTGACGAACTTGCCGAGTTCTGCAACCGGTGCGGCTCGCGGATTTTACAAGGGCCGGTTCCGCCGGTCTGCCCCGGGTGCGGCAATGAAGCGATAGATTCCGCCTCCCTGTTCTGTACACGGTGTGGAACCCCGTTTATCCATGACAAAAAATCTCCAAAAATGAGTAAACCATTGCCGGCTACGCCTCCTGCCCCTTCTGTCGTTGTGAAACAAAGAAAATCTGCGGTTACAAAACCTCCCCGACAGGATCCTGTGCCGGACTGGGATCCCTGGACGGATGATTCTCCTGTCGACGAACCCGCAGTAAACCCTCATCCCCAGGCACAAAAAAAATACGCTCATCTCCCGATGGTTGCTGATGAACTGGCAGTACCGGCCCAGCGTACTGAAAAACGTTCTGAGCCGCAGATCTCCATCTCATCCAAAAAATATGCCCATCTGCCCCTCATTGCCGACGAACTCAAAGACAAAAATTCACGGACAATGGATTATGATATGCCTGATATACCCGTACCTTCGGGAAAAGGGCGTAAACCTCCCCAGAAAAAGGGGATGCTGGGTCTTTTCAAAAAATAA
- a CDS encoding PEGA domain-containing protein, with product MRFSILFFGLLLLLVLAAFPVMVAGEENATPTHTTAPAIITGVTREIVTTALPTKQPTAEPTKEPTAAPTRETTSVPTKEPSLTPVEPQTGWVTIISTPSGALVTIDGTTAGHTPIGATELSSGKIHTIQLAFAGYEPYETTVQLTPLEHTSVDATLKLVLGPGPVKTPTPVPTTPAQPVGAGKGWIRVNCNVDGATVSFDQLSSGCTVSGGSCSSEVSVTGTPFKTFTVQKPGYQIYTGQITTWPENGQTIDLYATLNPQQSYGAIEVLTTPNGALVTLDGTSQQYSPASYSSVLAGTTHTIQVSAVNYQPYTSTVWVESGKSATVNAQLVPVNPPTSTGSVSVSSSPSGADIYVDGQYMAFTPSVIPGLAPGTHTIRLQKAGYDEFITTVRIVAGQRTPVTVALGNLPPTVGSIEVASAPTGASIYLDGTYMGQTQPNDYFDLTSLLQGSHTVTLRLADYQDYTHTVFVTGGQIVTVNAKLTPVTPGPVADTTGQITIVSTPPGANVFLDNTFRGITPVTLNDVLQGSHIIAVKQPGYNDAVQTVTVTGGQTTPVSISLGEAAATPTKKSPASILLVFSALTIAGICIAMRKK from the coding sequence ATGAGATTTTCAATTTTGTTTTTCGGGCTTCTCCTTCTACTCGTCCTTGCGGCTTTTCCGGTCATGGTTGCCGGTGAGGAGAATGCAACGCCCACGCACACCACAGCTCCGGCTATCATTACCGGTGTTACCCGTGAAATAGTTACTACTGCGCTGCCAACAAAACAACCTACGGCTGAACCAACGAAAGAACCTACGGCAGCCCCGACCAGGGAGACAACGTCAGTGCCTACAAAGGAACCCAGCCTGACACCCGTTGAACCACAGACCGGATGGGTCACTATCATTTCGACACCTTCGGGGGCACTGGTGACAATCGATGGAACCACCGCAGGTCATACCCCGATAGGTGCAACAGAATTGTCTTCAGGGAAAATTCATACGATTCAGTTAGCTTTTGCCGGCTATGAACCGTACGAGACCACGGTCCAACTCACTCCCCTTGAGCATACTTCCGTAGACGCCACGCTCAAACTGGTCCTCGGTCCGGGGCCGGTAAAGACACCCACGCCGGTCCCGACAACCCCCGCCCAGCCGGTTGGTGCGGGAAAAGGCTGGATCCGGGTGAACTGTAATGTTGATGGCGCTACCGTCTCGTTCGACCAGTTGTCATCCGGTTGTACGGTTTCCGGGGGTTCGTGCAGTTCAGAAGTTTCGGTCACAGGAACCCCCTTTAAAACATTCACTGTCCAGAAGCCCGGGTACCAGATCTATACCGGACAGATCACCACATGGCCAGAGAACGGGCAGACCATCGATCTCTATGCAACGCTGAACCCGCAGCAGTCGTACGGGGCTATCGAAGTTCTGACAACGCCGAACGGAGCTCTTGTAACCCTTGACGGTACCAGCCAGCAATATTCTCCGGCATCATATTCCTCTGTCCTTGCGGGAACTACCCATACCATTCAGGTTTCTGCTGTAAATTACCAGCCCTACACTTCAACAGTCTGGGTTGAGAGCGGCAAATCGGCGACGGTCAATGCACAGCTGGTACCGGTAAACCCGCCGACATCCACCGGATCAGTATCTGTCAGTTCCTCTCCATCCGGCGCAGACATCTATGTGGACGGCCAGTATATGGCCTTCACACCTTCCGTTATCCCCGGGCTCGCGCCAGGCACTCATACGATCCGTCTCCAGAAAGCCGGGTATGATGAATTTATCACAACGGTCCGGATTGTTGCCGGCCAGAGAACCCCGGTCACGGTTGCCCTGGGCAATCTTCCACCGACAGTCGGTTCCATTGAAGTAGCATCCGCTCCGACCGGGGCATCGATCTACCTTGACGGGACGTACATGGGTCAGACCCAGCCCAATGATTATTTCGACCTGACGAGCCTTCTGCAGGGTTCTCATACGGTTACCCTCAGGCTTGCTGATTACCAGGATTATACGCATACGGTCTTTGTAACCGGAGGGCAGATTGTGACGGTCAACGCCAAGCTGACGCCGGTTACACCCGGTCCTGTGGCAGACACCACCGGGCAGATCACCATCGTGTCCACCCCGCCCGGTGCAAATGTATTTCTTGACAACACCTTCCGGGGGATCACACCCGTTACCCTTAACGATGTCCTCCAGGGATCCCATATCATTGCAGTAAAACAGCCGGGGTATAATGATGCGGTTCAGACCGTTACCGTTACTGGGGGTCAGACCACTCCGGTCAGCATAAGTCTCGGTGAAGCAGCAGCAACTCCCACGAAAAAATCACCTGCCAGCATCCTGCTGGTTTTCAGTGCACTGACAATAGCGGGTATCTGCATTGCAATGCGAAAAAAATAA
- a CDS encoding TIGR00296 family protein: protein MQLLTAEEGMMAVRSARGVIEYACAKKPKPALSLTGIFREKRGIFVTISRDDQLRGCIGLPYPVMPLAEALEHAAHAAALEDPRFPPVRKDELGVISVEVTILTVPAAIDGDPEDRVRHVEVGKHGLIVRGMGTSGLLLPQVATEYGWDAETFLDHTCQKAGLPGRCWKHRNVEVLTFEGQIFSEKPTGGTV from the coding sequence ATGCAACTGCTCACTGCTGAAGAAGGTATGATGGCGGTCCGTTCAGCGCGGGGAGTCATCGAGTATGCCTGCGCAAAAAAACCAAAACCTGCCCTGTCCCTGACAGGGATTTTCCGGGAGAAACGCGGGATTTTTGTAACTATCAGTAGAGACGACCAGCTCCGTGGGTGTATTGGTCTTCCCTACCCGGTCATGCCGCTTGCGGAGGCACTCGAACATGCTGCTCATGCGGCCGCGCTCGAAGATCCCCGGTTCCCCCCGGTCAGGAAAGATGAACTGGGTGTCATCTCGGTCGAAGTGACCATTCTTACGGTCCCTGCTGCGATTGATGGCGATCCTGAAGACAGGGTCCGCCATGTCGAAGTCGGGAAACACGGTCTTATCGTTCGGGGCATGGGTACGAGCGGCCTCCTTCTTCCCCAGGTAGCAACCGAATATGGCTGGGATGCAGAAACATTCCTTGACCATACCTGCCAGAAAGCCGGCCTTCCCGGCCGCTGCTGGAAACACCGGAACGTGGAGGTCCTCACGTTTGAAGGACAGATCTTTTCCGAGAAACCGACCGGGGGAACCGTTTAA
- the tgtA gene encoding tRNA guanosine(15) transglycosylase TgtA: MAIAFESLYSDIAGRSGKLTVGKKTVRTPALLPVINPHLQLVTPKEMRSMGVEAIITNAYIFSQSKQYRERVLAEGLHKVLDFNGVIMTDSGSFQLSVYGQVSITNTETLSFQRDIGSDIWVPLDIPTHPSTDRVTTEQELAITMQRLAEAKEVFGPDAPIAGPVQGGIFEDLRERAGREVTDLGFVFCPVGAVVPLMESYRYRDLVRVVMAAKRTLSPSACIHLFGAGHPSMFALATAMGCDLFDSAAYALYAKDGRYLTVHGSFRIGELSDLPCACSVCRSHTAEELNTAPDRERLLALHNLYVTLAEISRIRQAISDGTLWELVDERCRGHPQLLSGYRELLTHAPALERRDRATKRRFFYRGDESCARTEVVRYQEMLSRLRLGENVLIAFDGGERDEFDDSLLFKPPFGPYPRELKETFPIGPSELPEWDDAMVCQGFKGVRRLIETHPGSRFTLACSARWEPLVRQELGNIEVRHDPV, encoded by the coding sequence ATGGCAATTGCATTCGAGAGTCTCTACAGCGATATTGCGGGACGCAGCGGGAAACTGACTGTTGGGAAAAAGACGGTCAGGACACCCGCACTCCTCCCGGTTATCAATCCTCACCTTCAGCTGGTGACCCCAAAAGAAATGCGGTCAATGGGTGTTGAAGCTATTATTACCAACGCCTACATCTTTTCCCAGAGCAAGCAGTATCGCGAGCGGGTCCTCGCGGAAGGACTGCATAAGGTGCTGGATTTTAACGGCGTAATCATGACCGATTCCGGTTCATTCCAGCTCTCGGTCTACGGTCAGGTTTCGATAACCAACACTGAAACGCTGTCGTTCCAGCGCGATATCGGGAGCGATATATGGGTACCGCTTGATATCCCGACCCACCCCTCCACTGATCGCGTCACTACCGAACAGGAACTCGCCATAACCATGCAGCGCCTGGCCGAAGCAAAGGAAGTCTTCGGTCCTGACGCTCCGATAGCCGGCCCGGTACAGGGAGGTATCTTTGAAGATCTCCGCGAACGAGCCGGCCGCGAAGTGACAGATCTGGGATTTGTGTTCTGCCCGGTCGGAGCTGTTGTGCCCCTCATGGAATCGTACCGGTACCGTGACCTTGTTCGTGTAGTGATGGCAGCAAAACGAACCCTCTCGCCATCTGCATGCATTCATCTTTTTGGTGCAGGTCACCCCTCTATGTTTGCACTCGCCACGGCAATGGGATGCGATCTTTTCGACTCGGCAGCGTACGCATTATACGCAAAGGATGGAAGGTATCTCACGGTACACGGGAGTTTCCGGATCGGCGAGCTTTCTGACCTTCCCTGTGCCTGTTCTGTCTGCCGCTCCCACACGGCAGAAGAACTTAATACTGCCCCGGACCGGGAGCGCCTGCTTGCGCTCCATAACCTCTATGTCACGCTTGCCGAGATCTCCCGCATCCGCCAGGCGATCTCTGACGGAACGCTCTGGGAACTGGTTGACGAACGCTGCCGGGGCCACCCGCAGCTCCTCTCCGGGTACCGTGAACTGCTCACCCATGCCCCGGCACTTGAACGTCGCGATCGGGCTACCAAGCGCCGGTTCTTCTACCGGGGGGATGAGAGTTGTGCCCGCACGGAAGTGGTGCGGTACCAGGAAATGCTCTCGCGACTGAGGCTCGGAGAGAACGTGCTCATAGCTTTTGACGGAGGCGAACGCGATGAATTTGACGATTCGCTCCTTTTCAAACCCCCGTTCGGGCCGTATCCCCGGGAGCTCAAGGAGACCTTCCCCATTGGCCCGTCCGAGCTTCCCGAGTGGGACGATGCCATGGTCTGCCAGGGATTCAAAGGGGTCCGGAGGCTTATCGAAACCCATCCCGGCAGCCGGTTCACACTTGCATGCAGTGCCCGCTGGGAACCGCTGGTCCGGCAGGAACTGGGCAATATCGAGGTACGGCATGACCCGGTTTAA
- the arcS gene encoding archaeosine synthase subunit alpha: MTRFNIRKRDGLARTGVLDAGTGSYKLPAALETETVFPALAEQYNLNIPLSAPASFVREFLKNAGEEPVSIHPKLENPAASGDCVMATNWHTAFANPRSYAEWLIQLKEKTPADTAWYAPASALPSTVAILCYTGFDVFDYRAVDLKSARGIFCTPEGEFSKEMLSQGLCTCPGCRAGDLKEHNREALRQEIALVTKFIEQAQLRDLVESRCRMDAAQVAILRHLDHQYVFMERQQPIARGGVMRANSGESMQRSEVQRFAERVVTRYIPPKTDVAVLLPCSARKPYSLSQSHRRFQQAVSGRAHELIVTSPLGLVPRELETVYPAGHYDVPVTGYWDAEECAIIAEILTRYFQKNQYRRVIAHLEGGALKVAKMAALACGITMECSCEENPTSDAALNRLDAALAGERRIKDDRLHGMISYQFGCDVDTKGTTLRGHFPEIFYSRNNVQVFSIDTAGGLLRPTHDGWNMIPSGYRVYIDDFIPEGDVLIPGVSSADPGIRDGDEVLVVGKRALATGKAALPSEDMSRSKRGVGVRVRKIKKL, encoded by the coding sequence ATGACCCGGTTTAACATCAGGAAGCGTGACGGGCTTGCACGTACCGGTGTCCTCGATGCCGGTACCGGGTCGTATAAACTTCCCGCGGCCCTGGAAACAGAGACAGTCTTCCCCGCACTGGCAGAACAATACAATCTGAATATACCTCTTTCTGCACCGGCCTCCTTTGTCAGGGAATTCCTGAAAAATGCCGGTGAGGAGCCGGTATCGATCCACCCGAAGCTTGAAAACCCGGCTGCGAGCGGAGACTGCGTCATGGCAACCAACTGGCACACCGCGTTTGCCAACCCCCGCTCTTACGCGGAATGGCTGATCCAGCTCAAGGAGAAAACCCCTGCCGATACGGCCTGGTACGCTCCGGCATCGGCCCTCCCGTCGACAGTTGCCATCCTCTGTTACACCGGCTTCGATGTCTTTGATTACCGTGCTGTTGATCTGAAATCAGCCAGGGGTATTTTCTGCACCCCCGAAGGAGAATTTTCAAAGGAGATGCTCTCGCAGGGTCTCTGCACCTGCCCCGGATGCAGGGCAGGCGACCTGAAAGAGCACAACCGGGAGGCACTCCGCCAGGAAATTGCGCTGGTAACGAAATTCATCGAGCAGGCACAGCTGCGGGACCTTGTCGAGTCCCGGTGCCGGATGGATGCAGCGCAGGTTGCGATTCTACGCCACCTGGACCACCAGTATGTCTTCATGGAGCGGCAGCAGCCGATAGCACGTGGGGGAGTTATGCGGGCAAATTCCGGGGAATCGATGCAGCGTTCTGAGGTGCAGAGGTTTGCCGAACGGGTAGTCACCCGCTATATCCCGCCCAAAACCGATGTAGCCGTTCTCCTCCCCTGCTCGGCACGGAAACCATATTCGCTCTCCCAGAGCCATAGGAGATTCCAGCAGGCTGTCAGCGGGAGAGCCCACGAGCTGATCGTCACGTCCCCGCTTGGGCTCGTGCCCCGGGAACTCGAGACCGTGTACCCGGCCGGCCATTACGATGTCCCGGTCACCGGCTACTGGGATGCTGAGGAATGTGCGATCATTGCTGAAATCCTTACAAGGTATTTCCAGAAGAACCAGTACCGCCGGGTTATTGCTCACCTGGAAGGCGGTGCCCTCAAAGTGGCGAAGATGGCAGCTCTTGCGTGCGGTATAACTATGGAATGTTCCTGCGAGGAGAACCCGACAAGCGATGCTGCGCTCAACCGGCTCGACGCAGCGCTTGCCGGGGAACGCCGGATAAAAGATGACCGGCTCCATGGCATGATCTCGTACCAGTTCGGGTGCGATGTGGATACCAAAGGGACAACCCTCCGTGGCCATTTCCCTGAGATCTTCTACAGCAGGAACAATGTCCAGGTTTTCTCTATCGATACTGCTGGCGGTCTGTTACGGCCAACGCATGACGGCTGGAATATGATACCCTCGGGTTACCGTGTGTATATAGATGATTTTATTCCTGAAGGGGATGTCCTCATCCCTGGCGTCTCTTCCGCTGACCCTGGCATCCGCGATGGAGATGAAGTGCTGGTTGTCGGTAAGCGTGCGCTTGCCACCGGAAAGGCAGCCCTTCCGTCTGAAGATATGTCCCGGTCAAAACGCGGGGTTGGCGTCCGGGTGCGTAAGATAAAGAAGCTATAG
- a CDS encoding Re/Si-specific NAD(P)(+) transhydrogenase subunit alpha: protein MSSPANATSSQTVPVVIAVPRELIPGEQRVAMVPEIVQKLTKSGYEIRVEHDAGKGAFYPDELFIAAGAKIAPGPAGLLEGARIVLRVQPPTVADVDQLAEGTIVIGFMNATNNLAAIARMRDRKITAFALELVPRITRAQSMDALSSQAMAGGYVAAIMGAENCPKFLPMLTTAAGTIRPATVLILGAGVAGLMAIATAKRLGALVEAYDVRRAAGEQVRSLGAKFLELEINAEGQGGYARELTPEEKEKEQQMVSAAVAKADIVITTAAIPGRKAPVLITRETVAMMKPGAVIIDMAAESGGNCEMTQAGKTIREHGVLIIGPQNLPARVPFHTSQMYAKNLQSFLSLLVDKNGAVTSDFSDEILVASLLVHAGEVRHKQTLDLMSGVRS from the coding sequence ATGAGCAGCCCTGCAAATGCGACCAGTTCACAAACGGTACCGGTAGTAATCGCTGTCCCCAGGGAACTTATCCCGGGGGAACAGCGCGTTGCGATGGTACCCGAGATCGTGCAAAAACTCACGAAATCCGGCTACGAGATCCGGGTCGAACATGATGCCGGGAAGGGAGCTTTCTATCCCGATGAACTTTTTATTGCAGCCGGAGCAAAGATTGCACCCGGCCCGGCCGGACTGCTCGAAGGCGCCCGGATCGTGCTGCGGGTACAGCCCCCCACGGTTGCGGATGTTGACCAGCTTGCCGAGGGTACCATTGTTATCGGGTTCATGAACGCGACAAACAACCTTGCAGCCATTGCCCGGATGCGGGACCGGAAGATAACCGCCTTTGCCCTGGAGCTTGTCCCGCGGATTACCCGCGCCCAGAGCATGGATGCGCTCAGTTCCCAGGCAATGGCCGGGGGATATGTTGCCGCAATTATGGGTGCAGAGAACTGCCCGAAGTTCCTCCCCATGCTGACAACTGCTGCCGGTACTATACGGCCTGCAACGGTGCTCATTCTCGGTGCCGGCGTTGCCGGCCTGATGGCGATTGCCACGGCAAAACGCCTCGGCGCCCTTGTAGAAGCCTATGATGTCCGGCGCGCTGCCGGAGAGCAGGTCCGCAGTCTCGGCGCCAAGTTCCTCGAGCTCGAGATCAATGCCGAAGGACAGGGCGGTTATGCCCGCGAGCTCACTCCGGAAGAGAAAGAGAAGGAACAGCAGATGGTATCCGCTGCGGTTGCTAAGGCCGATATCGTCATTACGACCGCCGCCATTCCCGGCCGGAAAGCTCCAGTTCTCATTACCAGAGAGACTGTAGCAATGATGAAGCCGGGTGCAGTCATCATCGATATGGCTGCAGAATCCGGCGGCAACTGTGAAATGACCCAGGCTGGAAAGACTATCCGCGAACACGGCGTCCTCATCATAGGTCCGCAGAACCTCCCGGCCCGGGTGCCGTTCCACACGAGTCAGATGTACGCAAAAAACCTCCAGTCATTCCTCTCGCTCCTTGTGGACAAAAACGGGGCGGTCACAAGCGATTTCTCTGATGAGATCCTTGTTGCAAGCCTCCTTGTCCATGCAGGAGAAGTGCGGCACAAACAAACGCTCGATCTTATGAGCGGAGTAAGATCATGA